A single region of the Zootoca vivipara chromosome 2, rZooViv1.1, whole genome shotgun sequence genome encodes:
- the PTGES3 gene encoding prostaglandin E synthase 3 isoform X2: MQPASAKWYDRRDYVFIEFCVEDSKDVNVNFEKAKLSFSCLGGNDNFKHLNEIDLYNSIDPNESKHKRTDRSVLCCLRKGESGQSWPRLTKERAKLNWLSVDFNNWKDWEDDSDEDLSNFDRFSEMMNNMGGDEDVDLPEVDGADDDSPDSDDEKMPDLE; the protein is encoded by the exons AT GCAGCCTGCTTCTGCAAAGTGGTATGACCGAAGGGACTACGTCTTTATTGAATTTTGTGTTGAAGACAGTAAAGATGTTAATGTAAATTTTGAGAAAGCCAAACTTTCGTTCAG tTGTCTTGGAGGAAACGATAACTTCAAGCATTTAAATGAAATTGATCTTTATAATTCAATTGATCCAAAT gaatCCAAGCATAAAAGAACAGACAGATCTGTCTTATGTTGTTTACGAAAAGGAGAATCTGGCCAGTCATGGCCACGGTTAACGAAAGAGAGGGCAAAG CTCAATTGGCTCAGTGTGGACTTTAACAACTGGAAAGACTGGGAAGATGATTCTGATGAAGATTTGTCCAATTTTGATCGCTTTTCTGAA ATGATGAACAACATGGGTGGTGATGAAGATGTAGATTTGCCAGAAGTAGATGGAGCAGACGAT GATTCACCAGACAGCGATGATGAAA aaaTGCCAGACCTGGAGTAA
- the PTGES3 gene encoding prostaglandin E synthase 3 isoform X1 translates to MPEIESWSFAHKRQPASAKWYDRRDYVFIEFCVEDSKDVNVNFEKAKLSFSCLGGNDNFKHLNEIDLYNSIDPNESKHKRTDRSVLCCLRKGESGQSWPRLTKERAKLNWLSVDFNNWKDWEDDSDEDLSNFDRFSEMMNNMGGDEDVDLPEVDGADDDSPDSDDEKMPDLE, encoded by the exons atgccagaaattgaatcTTGGTCCTTTGCACACAAAAG GCAGCCTGCTTCTGCAAAGTGGTATGACCGAAGGGACTACGTCTTTATTGAATTTTGTGTTGAAGACAGTAAAGATGTTAATGTAAATTTTGAGAAAGCCAAACTTTCGTTCAG tTGTCTTGGAGGAAACGATAACTTCAAGCATTTAAATGAAATTGATCTTTATAATTCAATTGATCCAAAT gaatCCAAGCATAAAAGAACAGACAGATCTGTCTTATGTTGTTTACGAAAAGGAGAATCTGGCCAGTCATGGCCACGGTTAACGAAAGAGAGGGCAAAG CTCAATTGGCTCAGTGTGGACTTTAACAACTGGAAAGACTGGGAAGATGATTCTGATGAAGATTTGTCCAATTTTGATCGCTTTTCTGAA ATGATGAACAACATGGGTGGTGATGAAGATGTAGATTTGCCAGAAGTAGATGGAGCAGACGAT GATTCACCAGACAGCGATGATGAAA aaaTGCCAGACCTGGAGTAA